The proteins below are encoded in one region of Hordeum vulgare subsp. vulgare chromosome 3H, MorexV3_pseudomolecules_assembly, whole genome shotgun sequence:
- the LOC123445554 gene encoding probable ribosomal protein S11, mitochondrial — MAARALGLAGRALLRPLASPGAQRLLSTDKGPLQGLTDAGDPMSRLVMQARNQTGGGFSRQFAENGFTAGGGRMGENGFTAGDARMGGNGFTAGDGRMGGNGFTAGGGRMGGNGFTAGGGRMGGNGFTAGGRSGRFNMEMLRPEGVPRVKRDVLHVTLKGKKTFVTVTDVKGNRKAGASAGCLEDRKGRSRLARYAGEATGEHMGRVANKIGLKSVVVKVKGYSFFRKKKKVIMGFADGFRGERVRTPSPIMYVHDVTQLAHNGCRLPKKVRK; from the exons ATGGCAGCGAGGGCCCTCGGGCTCGCCGGCCGAGCACTCCTGCGACCGCTCGCCTCACCAGGCGCCCAGCGCCTGCTGTCAACTGACAAG GGCCCACTGCAGGGCCTCACTGATGCCGGTGATCCGATGAGCCGCCTCGTCATGCAAGCACGGAACCAGACTGGTGGTGGGTTTTCCCGTCAATTCGCTGAGAACGGATTCACAGCAGGTGGTGGCAGGATGGGTGAAAATGGATTTACAGCCGGTGATGCCAGGATGGGTGGAAACGGATTCACAGCCGGTGATGGCAGGATGGGTGGAAATGGATTCACAGCCGGTGGTGGCAGGATGGGTGGAAACGGATTCACAGCCGGTGGTGGCAGGATGGGTGGAAACGGATTCACAGCTGGTGGCAGGTCAGGTCGGTTTAACATGGAAATGCTGCGGCCAGAAGGGGTTCCGCGAGTAAAGAGGGACGTTCTCCACGTGACGCTCAAGGGGAAGAAGACCTTTGTGACTGTGACAGATGTCAAGGGGAACAGGAAGGCTGGGGCTTCGGCTGGCTGTTTGGAGGATCGAAAGGGACGGTCTCGTCTTGCTCGGTATGCTGGTGAAGCAACAGGGGAACACATGGGGCGAGTTGCAAACAAGATTGGCCTCAAGTCGGTGGTTGTCAAGGTGAAGGGATACTCCTTtttcaggaagaagaagaaggtgatcaTGGGCTTTGCGGATGGTTTCCGGGGCGAGAGAGTGAGGACCCCATCTCCTATCATGTATGTCCACGACGTGACCCAGCTCGCGCATAATGGATGCCGGCTGCCCAAAAAGGTGAGGAAGTAA